A region of Phycisphaerae bacterium DNA encodes the following proteins:
- a CDS encoding type II secretion system protein, protein MNGMLKTRGFTLIEVLVVVAIIALLVAILLPALSHARNEARSALCASNMKQAVSGVILQMAETQMRREVWSTNFGWAVYSQKQLKGQTDVFTCPSDENPFPVPGVLDRLYSGGRYRGTTTGDGIFNRVLRDGSGWVTDIQDQVDEDEFGGDAYDDPNGDLLVKHNATKGQHFADATICKGKATWRHDVYTYKGELIAQDVGGGVHVTVPILWMSYGANASAGLKNVKGTPILVAEAGKPGIFPENLHSYPSDHLGWALRFRHGERTEKPAVAGANWTAGTLGGRPPQTGGNLPASWIDSHYTPRSRMNAGFLDGHVDRLGYWQVMDINRFTPTGRPAPKSPLWLGTRRSDSISF, encoded by the coding sequence ATGAATGGCATGCTGAAGACTCGCGGATTCACACTGATTGAGGTCTTGGTGGTGGTGGCGATCATCGCCCTGCTGGTGGCCATTCTGCTGCCCGCGCTTTCCCACGCGAGGAACGAGGCTCGTAGCGCCCTGTGCGCGAGCAACATGAAACAGGCTGTTAGCGGGGTGATTCTGCAGATGGCCGAGACCCAGATGCGCAGGGAGGTCTGGAGCACCAACTTCGGCTGGGCGGTGTACTCACAAAAACAGCTCAAGGGGCAGACAGACGTGTTCACCTGCCCATCGGACGAAAACCCCTTCCCGGTTCCCGGCGTGTTGGACAGGCTTTACTCCGGGGGCAGGTATCGCGGTACGACCACTGGCGACGGCATCTTCAATCGGGTGCTTCGCGACGGTAGCGGATGGGTGACGGACATCCAGGACCAGGTGGATGAGGATGAATTCGGCGGCGACGCCTATGATGACCCGAACGGGGACCTTCTGGTCAAGCACAACGCGACGAAGGGACAGCATTTTGCCGACGCGACAATCTGCAAAGGCAAAGCGACTTGGCGACACGACGTTTACACCTACAAAGGCGAGCTGATCGCCCAAGACGTCGGCGGCGGTGTCCACGTCACCGTCCCGATTCTGTGGATGAGCTACGGTGCCAACGCCAGTGCCGGGCTGAAGAACGTCAAGGGCACGCCTATCCTGGTCGCCGAGGCCGGCAAACCGGGTATCTTCCCTGAAAACCTCCACAGCTATCCCTCCGACCACCTTGGCTGGGCCCTGCGCTTTCGTCACGGTGAGAGAACCGAGAAGCCGGCCGTGGCTGGGGCCAACTGGACCGCGGGGACGCTTGGGGGCAGGCCACCCCAGACTGGAGGCAACCTTCCCGCCTCATGGATAGACAGCCACTACACACCCCGATCACGCATGAACGCCGGCTTCCTCGACGGACATGTTGATCGCTTGGGCTACTGGCAAGTAATGGACATCAACCGGTTCACGCCGACCGGTCGTCCCGCGCCCAAGAGCCCTCTGTGGCTTGGTACTCGGCGGTCAGACTCGATTTCTTTCTGA
- a CDS encoding PEP-CTERM sorting domain-containing protein encodes MTILKWLVVTVVIGVTGAGVAGAAIFIEDFESGYTDGDNIAAYAPDWYGDGATNSPTIQAGQGLAGSVGLSEAKNCFNWSAHPFTWTDPSVTGVIIGMDFQTPDIMDAAFPFKDDRIGWTIDPASSSTSSIFSVQLSQNGTGGFDIEGYFKDGSKTRTDTIISYTTPVQANAWYRFQVKYTKLTNTSARIDATVWELDASGAQGNMIVTGTIADSSASSGDWTHRPPEALFTAATMCPSFKNYNQGANAKADNAYFEIIPEPTTIGLMLGGVFLMMRPRRRR; translated from the coding sequence ATGACTATTCTCAAATGGCTGGTTGTGACCGTCGTGATCGGCGTCACCGGGGCCGGGGTCGCCGGCGCCGCGATCTTCATCGAAGACTTCGAGTCCGGCTACACGGATGGTGACAACATTGCGGCGTACGCACCCGATTGGTATGGCGACGGGGCCACCAACAGCCCGACGATTCAGGCCGGGCAAGGCTTGGCTGGGTCTGTGGGCTTGTCTGAAGCCAAGAACTGCTTCAACTGGTCGGCCCATCCCTTCACTTGGACCGACCCGAGCGTGACCGGCGTGATCATCGGAATGGACTTCCAGACGCCTGACATCATGGATGCAGCTTTTCCTTTCAAGGATGATCGCATTGGCTGGACGATCGACCCGGCTTCGTCGAGCACATCGAGCATCTTCTCCGTCCAGTTGTCCCAGAATGGCACCGGCGGGTTCGATATTGAGGGATACTTCAAGGATGGTAGCAAGACAAGGACCGATACGATCATCAGCTACACGACGCCGGTTCAGGCGAATGCCTGGTACCGGTTCCAGGTCAAGTACACCAAGCTGACGAATACTTCGGCCCGAATCGACGCCACGGTGTGGGAGTTGGATGCCAGCGGCGCTCAGGGCAACATGATTGTCACCGGGACGATCGCTGATAGTTCCGCGTCGTCAGGGGATTGGACCCACAGGCCGCCGGAGGCCCTGTTCACCGCGGCAACCATGTGTCCTTCGTTCAAAAACTATAATCAAGGGGCAAACGCAAAGGCGGACAACGCCTATTTCGAGATCATCCCTGAGCCGACGACGATCGGGCTCATGCTCGGCGGCGTGTTTCTAATGATGCGGCCCCGACGCCGCAGGTAA
- a CDS encoding phage terminase large subunit family protein — protein sequence TTYSNRRNLCTFRTTLAPEDVSDGDLMTADAIAAKTSGHARGEVPIGCTHLTMFIDVQAKALFWLVVAWEADFTGYVIDYGTEPVPEVSASHRQIVPASATRETQRSERNRV from the coding sequence GACTACATATTCAAACCGGCGAAATCTCTGCACTTTCAGAACGACGCTGGCACCCGAAGACGTCTCCGATGGCGACCTGATGACCGCCGATGCGATCGCCGCGAAGACTAGCGGCCATGCCCGTGGCGAGGTGCCCATAGGCTGCACCCACCTGACCATGTTCATCGACGTGCAGGCCAAGGCGTTGTTCTGGCTCGTGGTCGCATGGGAGGCCGACTTCACCGGCTACGTGATCGACTACGGCACCGAGCCGGTGCCAGAAGTGTCAGCCAGCCACCGGCAGATCGTACCTGCATCCGCGACAAGAGAGACGCAACGTTCAGAAAGAAATCGAGTCTGA